A region from the Palaemon carinicauda isolate YSFRI2023 chromosome 9, ASM3689809v2, whole genome shotgun sequence genome encodes:
- the rtv gene encoding UPAR/Ly6 domain-containing protein rtv: MATRTTIYVFLSVIVCLIYLNVVEGRFQRCFSCRSRGRLGDCKDPFKGNATHPVPGVEAVPCVSGWCSKIIEGKKDGEDHDLAMERQCLQRSPPDDKQRCAEALVKNKKVFICFCQGDLCNSSSGVGPSYLMFMVASVLFLFNRQQP, translated from the exons ATGGCGACTAGGACTACAATATATGTTTTCCTCAGTGTAATAGTGTGCTTGATCTATCTCAATGTTGTGGAAG GACGGTTCCAGCGCTGCTTCTCCTGCAGATCCAGAGGGAGATTAGGCGACTGCAAGGACCCCTTCAAAGGGAACGCGACTCATCCGGTGCCTGGGGTGGAGGCTGTGCCTTGTGTCTCAGGGTGGTGTTCGAAAATCATCGAAGGAAAAAAAGATGGCGAAG ATCACGATCTGGCCATGGAACGACAATGTTTGCAGAGATCACCTCCCGATGACAAGCAGAGATGCGCCGAAGCTCTGGTTAAAAACAAGAAG GTGTTCATCTGCTTCTGCCAAGGGGATCTGTGCAACTCATCTAGCGGCGTTGGTCCTTCGTATCTCATGTTCATGGTGGCGTCCGTTCTCTTTCTATTCAATCGACAACAACCCTAA